The following proteins come from a genomic window of candidate division WOR-3 bacterium:
- a CDS encoding HAD-IB family phosphatase, which produces MKRIRKELKKKFLFVSDFDQTLSLDDSGVLISQMIGIKPETFLAKVKELRKRNITQLGGELAYLLVSDQDYKNRVTKEILIKAGKVIRLKEDVKELFSVLENGIKGSEFISYVVSACPRILIERSLEGILPKERIFGTDFLFDQEGKIIEIERTAAGQGKVAIVDELVEKEHIPRERVIYVGDGSSDLHVMLHINVYGGFTIAVSPSPYLGHISKRTVLSENALSVLAPILEDCLGFSEEEIKDFYTGIGHPIYEWNRAKTEWLTIA; this is translated from the coding sequence ATGAAAAGAATAAGAAAGGAATTAAAAAAGAAGTTTCTCTTCGTCTCCGACTTTGACCAGACACTCTCCCTTGATGATTCCGGGGTTTTAATCTCTCAGATGATTGGTATCAAACCGGAGACATTTTTAGCGAAGGTGAAGGAGTTGCGCAAGAGAAATATTACCCAATTGGGTGGGGAATTGGCTTACCTCTTGGTCTCCGACCAGGATTATAAGAATCGGGTGACAAAGGAGATTTTAATTAAAGCGGGAAAGGTGATAAGATTAAAGGAAGATGTGAAAGAACTATTTTCGGTTTTGGAGAATGGGATTAAGGGAAGTGAGTTTATCTCCTATGTCGTCTCCGCCTGCCCCCGAATTTTAATTGAAAGGTCTCTGGAAGGGATATTGCCGAAAGAAAGAATTTTTGGCACAGATTTTCTCTTTGACCAAGAGGGGAAGATTATTGAGATTGAAAGGACCGCGGCGGGACAGGGCAAAGTGGCGATCGTTGATGAGTTGGTGGAAAAGGAGCACATCCCGCGGGAAAGGGTAATCTATGTCGGCGACGGCTCTTCGGATTTACATGTGATGCTCCATATTAATGTCTACGGTGGCTTTACGATTGCCGTCTCACCTTCCCCTTATCTCGGACATATCTCAAAAAGAACTGTCCTTTCCGAGAATGCCCTTTCGGTATTAGCACCAATCTTGGAAGATTGTTTAGGCTTTTCCGAAGAGGAGATAAAGGATTTCTATACGGGGATTGGCCATCCCATTTACGAATGGAATCGGGCAAAGACCGAATGGCTAACAATTGCCTAA
- a CDS encoding 2-hydroxyacyl-CoA dehydratase, translating into MRASFPSFGYETLALKSFLKNLGAEVILPRDLTKRTLEIGVKLSPEMICLPFKITLGNFYEALEMGADTLFMAAGAKKCRFGYYHFLQEKILREKGPIVQSGSFNFYPVSQYTPYQFVFEKMPKIFATTPHKVIRALILLLAKSSLIEDFKELLRKKRAVDFAEAERLEKIFLKKIERAEKFSEILWLKKEIKKILWVEDRDDLLKVGLVGEIYFMIEPFANQEMEKELGRMGVWVLAKRSLYRHLMHLLKLDWEFLKFYFLARRYLKDSPGGEAIRTLGEALDFIKKGVDGIIHIFPFTCMPENIAMEALKEVSKDYDVPVLSLSFDEHTSKTGLLTRLEAFVELIKRKRSKFC; encoded by the coding sequence ATGAGAGCCTCTTTCCCATCTTTTGGTTATGAGACCTTAGCCTTAAAATCCTTCTTAAAAAACTTAGGGGCGGAAGTCATTCTTCCCAGAGATCTCACCAAGAGGACCTTAGAGATTGGGGTGAAACTATCACCGGAGATGATCTGCCTCCCTTTTAAGATTACCCTTGGTAACTTTTACGAAGCATTAGAGATGGGGGCGGATACCTTATTTATGGCGGCTGGGGCGAAGAAGTGCCGTTTCGGTTATTACCACTTTTTACAAGAGAAGATTTTGCGGGAGAAAGGACCGATTGTCCAAAGTGGCAGTTTCAATTTCTATCCGGTCTCCCAATATACCCCTTACCAATTTGTTTTTGAGAAGATGCCCAAGATCTTTGCCACCACTCCCCATAAGGTGATTCGGGCTTTAATTTTACTATTGGCGAAGAGTTCTTTAATTGAAGATTTTAAGGAATTGCTACGAAAAAAGAGGGCGGTTGATTTTGCCGAGGCCGAAAGATTAGAGAAGATTTTCTTAAAGAAGATAGAAAGGGCGGAGAAGTTTTCCGAAATCCTCTGGTTAAAAAAAGAGATAAAAAAAATCCTTTGGGTGGAAGATAGAGATGACCTCTTGAAGGTTGGTCTGGTTGGTGAGATATACTTTATGATTGAACCTTTCGCCAATCAGGAGATGGAGAAGGAATTGGGTAGGATGGGGGTTTGGGTTTTGGCGAAGAGGAGCCTTTATCGCCACTTAATGCATCTTCTGAAATTGGACTGGGAATTTTTGAAATTCTATTTTTTGGCGCGGCGCTACTTAAAAGATTCGCCCGGAGGGGAGGCGATAAGAACCTTAGGGGAGGCGTTAGATTTTATCAAAAAGGGGGTTGATGGGATAATTCATATTTTTCCCTTTACCTGTATGCCGGAGAATATCGCAATGGAGGCATTGAAGGAAGTGAGTAAAGATTATGATGTGCCGGTCTTATCCCTATCCTTTGATGAGCACACCTCCAAGACCGGTCTTTTGACCCGCCTGGAGGCATTTGTTGAATTAATAAAGAGAAAGCGGAGTAAGTTTTGTTGA